One genomic region from Zalophus californianus isolate mZalCal1 chromosome 2, mZalCal1.pri.v2, whole genome shotgun sequence encodes:
- the LOC113925920 gene encoding U6 snRNA-associated Sm-like protein LSm3, with product MADDVDQQQTTNTVEEPLDLIRLSLDERIYVKMRNDRELRGRLHAYDQHLNMILGDVEETVTTIEIDEETYKEIYKSTKRNIPMLFVQGNGVVLVAPPLRVG from the coding sequence ATGGCGGACGACGTGGACCAGCAACAAACTACCAACACTGTAGAAGAGCCCCTGGATCTCATCAGGCTCAGCCTGGATGAGcgaatttatgtgaaaatgagaaatgacagaGAGCTTCGAGGCAGATTACATGCTTATGATCAGCATTTGAATATGATATTGGGAGATGTGGAAGAAACTGTGACTACTATAGAAATTGATGAGGAAACATACAAAGAGATATATAAATCAACAAAACGGAATATTCCAATGCTTTTTGTCCAGGGAAATGGTGTTGTACTAGTTGCCCCTCCTTTAAGAGTTGGCTGA